Proteins co-encoded in one Spirosoma endbachense genomic window:
- a CDS encoding putative Ig domain-containing protein: MIKSLLIYTKKTAVPGFGARRFLLLLPMLVWIAGSAFAQTTWTGGIDNAWQKSGNWSAGVPDATDDVIIPDVANDPVIAGGIGALAQSVLIQANALLTINATGSLAINGSAAYTTPFTFNFTAGLNNLGTVNNSGNITLGSVSSVGTYGIVNQGTFTNNTGGAIHIDNSTDTGLFNAFGTFTNAAIIGIGANTNVGLNGIWNEATFNNNPGGTIQIDRSSVRGLMNNADESKSISATFANSATITIGATETVGKTGLQNLATFTNNTGGSINIDRTSDNGLYHASGSFTNVADITIGAVASVGTYGLSSWSTFNNNTGGHIWIDRATDFGVYHTSGTFTNAAAIIIGGVDSGGKTGLENQAIFNNNTGGLIQIDRTGNLGFHHASGTFTNEADITIGSVESVGKYGFWSRATFNNNTGGTIRIDHVTTLSGGVGMNQTAGIFSNSGAITIGGVANGGYTGLEVQATFTNNTDGTINIDRTNLFACDIAAASTFTNVGSITIGAVAAVGNRGLVNSGSFNNSPGGHIRIDRTTVVALYSQATFTNSATITIGASTTVGVNGILLNSGNFRNSPGGIISIDRSSSIAIVNLRGTFNNDADITIGGAESAGTYGISNQNVFNNNTGGHIRIDRSTDTGIYQLKGAFTNSATITIGASENVGVHGIFNESTFLNNAGGDINIDRTTLAGLRNFNGTFTNEAAIAIGAMAGVGTYGIYNQAVFNNNAGGNIRIDRSTDTGLNNPTGTITNSSTITIGATAGVGFYGLVNNGNFNNNTGGRIQIDRSTDTGLYHAAGSFTNTAGITIGATAGVGSHGIFNGSTFTNNTGGDIHIDRSTLAGLRNFTGTFTNAAGITIGSTASVGSYGIYNQVVFANQTTGQINVNNAGVGIYLQDNTVANTGTVTIGALQNVTTLLTQQGAGNFSNNTAGTFKGTGNIAALTFTNAGGTLSPGYSPGKLTFNESKDFSNSIMDIEVNGTATAGVNFDQIDVGGTATLGGTLAVSINYTPVSGDEVTILTAQAISGMFTSVTGLPANWNVVYTSTSVKLVYGGASPGPTLTGFSASSVSVCVGSPITFTALVGNVTGSYAYTLTNGTSTTSGTTPSLTFNQSLTAVETGNQSFTLTISSDGQSTASATSLWVNALPIASLQASATLTCAVSSVTLTAGGGTSYAFAGPGILSQDATAGIAIVDAEGPYSVTVTNAAGCLSSTNVLVVRDGTAPIVNINPTSATLTCASPTTTLTASGTGNYLWNTGATSQTITVGTTGTYSVTLTGANGCSSTATAGVSTDQTTPLLSIIASHTLLTCSNPVASLTAVGSGSVLWSNGSTDAQISVNTASTYSVTLTAPGGCSASASITLSADNTVPTVHITSTSTTLTCSSPSVSLTAVGTGTVLWSTGSTTPIISASVATTYSVTLTAPNGCMATSSVTISQDNTPPTVSINPTSATLTCASPSTTLTASGEGSFLWSTGVSSSTISVSAANIYSVTLTSPSGCTASASTSISADQSAPSLSISPSSATLTCASPTATLTALGTGTLLWSTSSTEPQITVSSAGVYSVTLTSPTGCTASTSIIVSQQPDQTITITQQPLSATTVFVGSSVSVAVEIIGQPTAYQWYKDNLSNPLPNQTGAQLALANVQLSDAGSYSVVITGACNSLTSNAFALSVTNPVAPLSLTLAASPNPIPTDQATTLTATVAGGTMPYSYSFTGAGSITPSVNTASVSGLPVGVHSFTVLVTDNSQPGQQQVSGIVSVTVTAVETVPFAMTGVTTLACSPSTANRYSVTFMPQYVGQSGEPVSFSVVNELLPTTQPGPYTMQLYSDKPVITLQATQQGSSTSFVYHWLAACQSSQGPNTPPRLVTPIPNQTVRVNESVTFVIPSNTFTDSETPQGLVLSATGLPAGLSFAGATLSGTPSTTVGSPVSVTITATDPGGLSVSTQFTLTVLPASTPPDPTTPFAITSVTTISCTPVADRISLSFAPRYAGLNGQSIAFEVVNELVPTTNPAPYSLTLYRDNPTITLRAHQTGSAEVASFSYNWLAACSSAGQDNTPPWINSPVGSQTATVGQPFNLNLANVFADQETPNQVTLSATGLPAGLMLTGTAISGTPSVSGVSTVKLTATDGGGLTNTTSFVLTVVNSTSVGNPVGFAITGVQTLSCVTLSAGLRSVTFLPQYAGLTGQPISFRVENELVATTAAGPYTLNLYTDNPTITLKAAQSGSAGEASYSYNWLSACSAPARLGTGEPTSNLQLTLLGNPVEGEFVELEVKGVSGQWVDLQLVDQQGKQVHQHRIDQAHSLEYIKLPVGYRKGLLLLEVRTALEHRHLKVIVR, translated from the coding sequence ATGATAAAATCACTACTTATTTATACAAAAAAAACTGCCGTGCCGGGATTCGGTGCACGGCGGTTTTTGCTTCTACTCCCGATGCTTGTGTGGATAGCGGGCAGTGCGTTTGCTCAGACCACCTGGACTGGTGGTATTGATAACGCCTGGCAAAAATCAGGCAACTGGTCGGCGGGTGTACCAGATGCGACAGACGATGTAATAATTCCCGACGTTGCGAACGATCCCGTCATTGCAGGCGGAATAGGGGCATTAGCCCAATCGGTGCTCATTCAGGCCAATGCCTTACTGACCATTAATGCTACCGGTAGCCTGGCCATCAACGGTTCGGCAGCATACACCACGCCATTTACGTTTAATTTCACGGCTGGGTTGAACAACCTGGGAACGGTCAACAATAGCGGTAACATTACCCTGGGTTCGGTAAGCAGTGTCGGAACATATGGCATTGTTAATCAGGGCACCTTTACCAACAATACCGGCGGGGCAATCCATATTGACAACTCGACTGACACAGGGCTGTTTAACGCATTTGGGACCTTTACCAATGCCGCTATCATCGGCATTGGAGCGAATACCAACGTGGGGCTAAATGGTATTTGGAACGAAGCTACCTTCAACAATAATCCGGGGGGAACCATCCAGATCGATCGCTCATCGGTTCGCGGTCTGATGAACAATGCGGACGAATCCAAATCGATATCGGCAACCTTCGCCAATTCGGCAACCATCACCATTGGTGCCACAGAAACAGTGGGGAAAACGGGCCTTCAGAACCTCGCAACCTTTACCAACAACACAGGTGGGAGCATCAACATTGATCGCACGAGCGACAATGGGCTTTATCATGCTTCGGGTAGCTTCACTAATGTAGCCGACATCACTATCGGGGCGGTGGCTAGTGTGGGAACATATGGCCTGTCGAGCTGGAGTACATTCAACAACAATACAGGTGGACATATCTGGATTGACCGTGCTACAGACTTTGGGGTTTACCATACTTCCGGAACGTTCACAAATGCGGCAGCCATCATCATCGGAGGAGTAGACAGTGGAGGTAAAACGGGTTTGGAAAACCAGGCGATCTTTAACAATAACACAGGTGGTCTCATCCAGATTGACCGTACCGGCAATCTCGGATTTCATCATGCATCCGGAACGTTTACAAATGAAGCGGACATTACGATTGGGTCGGTGGAGAGTGTAGGGAAATATGGATTCTGGAGCCGGGCGACTTTTAACAACAATACGGGCGGAACCATTCGAATTGATCATGTAACTACCTTGTCAGGGGGGGTAGGAATGAATCAGACTGCTGGCATCTTCAGTAATTCTGGGGCCATCACGATCGGCGGAGTGGCTAATGGCGGGTATACAGGTTTGGAGGTCCAGGCTACCTTTACTAACAACACAGATGGGACCATCAATATAGATCGCACCAATCTATTCGCGTGTGATATTGCTGCTGCCAGTACCTTTACCAATGTAGGTAGTATCACTATTGGAGCCGTTGCTGCTGTGGGAAATCGTGGCCTTGTGAATAGTGGCTCATTCAACAACAGTCCGGGAGGGCACATACGAATTGACCGTACAACAGTAGTCGCGCTTTATTCACAAGCTACGTTCACCAACTCAGCAACGATCACCATTGGGGCATCAACAACGGTTGGAGTCAATGGGATACTACTGAACTCAGGTAACTTTAGAAATAGCCCTGGTGGAATTATTAGCATAGATCGTTCCAGCAGTATCGCGATCGTCAACTTACGCGGTACTTTTAACAACGATGCAGACATCACGATCGGAGGAGCGGAAAGTGCCGGGACGTATGGCATTTCGAACCAAAATGTTTTCAACAACAATACGGGCGGGCATATCCGAATAGATCGCTCTACAGACACCGGGATCTATCAACTTAAAGGTGCGTTCACCAACTCGGCAACGATCACCATTGGAGCGTCGGAAAATGTGGGGGTTCATGGGATTTTCAATGAATCTACTTTTCTTAATAATGCAGGAGGAGACATTAATATTGACCGTACAACCCTGGCAGGGCTTCGCAATTTTAATGGCACCTTTACCAACGAAGCGGCTATTGCCATCGGAGCAATGGCTGGTGTCGGAACCTACGGAATTTACAATCAGGCTGTTTTCAACAACAACGCAGGTGGAAATATCCGAATTGATCGTTCCACCGACACCGGGTTAAACAACCCAACCGGAACGATCACAAACTCGTCGACCATCACGATCGGCGCGACAGCAGGTGTGGGCTTTTATGGCCTTGTGAATAACGGTAATTTTAACAACAACACGGGTGGGCGTATCCAGATCGATCGTTCCACCGATACAGGACTTTATCATGCAGCCGGTTCTTTCACTAATACGGCTGGCATCACTATCGGCGCGACAGCAGGTGTGGGCTCTCATGGTATTTTCAATGGATCGACCTTTACCAACAATACCGGGGGTGACATCCATATCGATCGCTCAACCCTGGCGGGGCTTCGGAACTTTACTGGTACTTTCACCAATGCAGCGGGTATAACCATCGGCTCGACGGCCAGTGTTGGCTCATACGGAATTTACAATCAGGTTGTCTTCGCAAACCAAACCACAGGACAAATTAATGTCAACAATGCGGGAGTGGGCATTTATCTTCAGGATAACACCGTTGCCAATACTGGAACCGTTACCATTGGTGCGTTACAAAATGTAACCACTTTGCTAACCCAACAGGGAGCAGGTAATTTCAGTAACAATACAGCGGGAACTTTCAAAGGAACGGGCAATATCGCAGCATTGACCTTTACCAATGCCGGTGGGACACTATCTCCGGGCTATTCCCCAGGCAAATTGACGTTTAATGAAAGCAAAGATTTTAGTAACAGCATCATGGACATCGAAGTTAACGGAACGGCTACGGCAGGCGTAAATTTCGACCAGATAGACGTAGGGGGAACGGCTACATTAGGCGGAACCCTGGCCGTATCGATCAACTATACCCCGGTCAGTGGTGATGAAGTAACTATTCTGACTGCTCAGGCAATATCCGGCATGTTCACCTCCGTTACAGGACTTCCAGCCAACTGGAATGTTGTTTACACCAGTACCTCGGTCAAACTGGTCTACGGGGGAGCATCTCCAGGGCCTACCCTTACGGGCTTTAGCGCGAGTTCTGTATCCGTTTGCGTAGGCAGTCCCATCACCTTTACCGCCCTAGTAGGGAATGTGACGGGTAGCTACGCGTATACCCTCACCAACGGCACCAGTACTACAAGTGGCACAACACCCAGCCTGACGTTCAATCAGAGTCTGACTGCAGTTGAGACAGGCAATCAGAGTTTCACACTAACCATCAGTAGCGATGGCCAGTCCACAGCATCAGCAACCAGCCTATGGGTCAATGCGCTGCCAATAGCCAGCCTGCAAGCGAGTGCTACCCTCACCTGTGCAGTCAGCAGTGTGACCCTGACGGCCGGTGGTGGAACGAGCTATGCCTTTGCAGGACCGGGTATCCTGAGCCAGGATGCCACAGCGGGTATTGCCATAGTGGATGCCGAAGGGCCATATTCCGTAACGGTTACCAATGCTGCGGGCTGCCTTAGTTCGACGAATGTTCTGGTTGTCAGAGATGGCACCGCGCCCATTGTTAACATAAACCCAACCAGTGCTACACTCACCTGCGCCAGTCCCACAACGACGTTAACGGCCAGCGGTACTGGTAACTATCTGTGGAACACAGGGGCTACCAGTCAAACCATTACTGTAGGAACAACTGGTACGTATTCGGTGACGTTAACCGGGGCGAATGGTTGCTCATCGACTGCGACTGCTGGGGTATCGACGGATCAGACCACTCCTCTCCTGAGCATTATCGCGTCTCACACGCTACTGACCTGTAGTAATCCAGTGGCTAGTCTGACGGCGGTCGGATCCGGAAGCGTTTTGTGGTCCAACGGCTCGACCGATGCCCAGATCAGTGTGAATACGGCCAGTACATACTCGGTAACCCTGACGGCACCGGGCGGTTGTTCAGCATCGGCCTCCATCACCCTCAGCGCGGACAATACAGTTCCTACCGTACATATAACCTCGACCAGTACTACCCTCACCTGTAGTAGTCCCAGTGTGAGCCTGACCGCAGTTGGGACAGGTACTGTTCTGTGGAGCACAGGCTCAACGACTCCGATTATCTCTGCCAGCGTGGCCACTACCTATTCGGTAACACTGACGGCCCCTAATGGGTGTATGGCTACCAGTAGCGTAACCATCAGTCAGGATAATACCCCGCCAACCGTAAGTATCAATCCCACCAGCGCTACCTTAACCTGCGCCAGCCCATCAACGACGCTAACGGCCAGTGGTGAAGGCAGCTTCCTGTGGTCAACGGGGGTTAGTTCATCCACAATTTCGGTCAGTGCGGCAAATATCTATTCGGTTACGTTAACGTCTCCCAGCGGCTGTACAGCCTCAGCGAGCACCAGTATTTCCGCCGACCAGTCGGCTCCATCGCTCAGTATCAGCCCTAGTTCAGCTACCCTCACCTGTGCTAGTCCAACAGCCACACTAACGGCTTTAGGCACTGGTACTTTGCTGTGGAGCACAAGTTCGACTGAACCACAGATCACAGTCAGTTCGGCGGGCGTCTATTCGGTGACGCTCACGTCTCCAACGGGTTGTACAGCCTCCACCAGTATAATCGTCAGTCAGCAGCCTGACCAGACAATAACGATTACGCAGCAACCTCTCTCGGCCACAACGGTCTTTGTGGGGAGTTCCGTCTCAGTAGCCGTGGAAATTATCGGCCAACCTACCGCTTACCAGTGGTACAAGGACAATCTGAGCAATCCTCTGCCTAATCAAACGGGTGCTCAGCTGGCCCTGGCCAATGTCCAGCTCTCCGATGCGGGTAGCTACTCAGTGGTCATCACGGGCGCCTGCAATAGCCTAACCTCGAATGCATTCGCGTTGAGCGTCACGAATCCGGTAGCACCATTGAGCCTGACCCTCGCGGCCAGCCCTAACCCTATACCAACCGATCAGGCAACAACCCTGACAGCAACTGTAGCGGGTGGCACCATGCCCTACAGCTACAGCTTCACAGGGGCCGGTAGTATCACACCATCGGTAAACACAGCCAGTGTGTCTGGTTTGCCAGTAGGAGTGCATAGCTTTACCGTACTGGTGACTGATAACAGCCAGCCAGGTCAACAACAGGTTTCCGGGATAGTCAGCGTGACTGTGACAGCGGTGGAAACTGTTCCATTTGCCATGACCGGGGTTACCACTCTGGCCTGCTCGCCCAGTACGGCTAACCGATACAGCGTCACCTTTATGCCCCAGTACGTTGGGCAGAGCGGTGAGCCTGTCTCCTTCTCGGTGGTCAATGAGCTCCTGCCCACCACCCAGCCGGGGCCCTACACCATGCAGCTCTACAGTGATAAACCAGTTATTACCCTGCAGGCTACCCAGCAAGGCAGCTCGACCAGTTTTGTTTACCACTGGCTGGCAGCCTGTCAGAGCTCTCAGGGGCCTAATACGCCACCTCGACTGGTGACTCCAATCCCCAATCAAACCGTTCGGGTAAATGAATCGGTGACCTTTGTAATTCCTTCGAATACATTCACAGATAGTGAGACACCGCAAGGGTTGGTGCTGTCAGCTACCGGACTGCCCGCTGGACTTAGCTTTGCGGGAGCCACCCTGAGTGGCACACCGTCTACCACCGTGGGTTCGCCCGTTTCGGTGACCATCACGGCCACTGATCCGGGAGGACTCTCTGTGAGTACCCAGTTTACGTTGACGGTACTGCCCGCTAGTACTCCACCCGATCCAACGACCCCGTTCGCCATCACCAGCGTCACAACCATCAGTTGTACACCCGTGGCGGATCGGATCAGTCTCAGTTTTGCTCCACGGTATGCAGGTCTGAATGGACAATCGATTGCTTTCGAGGTGGTCAATGAGCTCGTTCCAACTACCAATCCAGCACCCTACTCACTAACGCTCTATCGGGACAACCCCACAATTACCCTGCGGGCTCATCAGACGGGAAGTGCTGAGGTGGCCAGCTTTAGCTACAACTGGCTGGCGGCCTGTAGTAGTGCTGGACAGGATAATACACCGCCCTGGATCAACAGCCCGGTGGGCAGTCAGACAGCAACGGTGGGGCAGCCATTTAATCTGAATTTAGCCAATGTATTTGCTGATCAGGAAACCCCTAATCAGGTTACCCTTTCGGCCACAGGGTTGCCAGCTGGCCTGATGCTCACAGGTACGGCCATTAGTGGTACGCCATCGGTGAGTGGGGTATCCACCGTGAAGCTGACCGCCACGGATGGCGGAGGACTCACCAACACCACCAGTTTTGTGCTGACGGTAGTGAATTCGACATCGGTAGGTAATCCAGTTGGTTTTGCCATCACAGGCGTACAGACGCTGAGTTGTGTAACGTTAAGCGCTGGGCTTCGGTCGGTCACGTTCCTGCCCCAGTATGCTGGGCTGACGGGTCAGCCGATCAGCTTTAGGGTGGAAAATGAACTGGTAGCCACAACGGCAGCGGGGCCTTACACGCTAAATCTCTACACCGATAATCCGACCATTACCCTGAAAGCGGCTCAATCGGGTTCAGCCGGGGAGGCTAGTTATAGCTACAACTGGTTGTCGGCCTGTAGTGCGCCAGCCCGATTGGGAACGGGAGAACCAACGTCTAATTTACAGTTAACCCTATTGGGCAATCCGGTAGAAGGCGAGTTTGTTGAGCTGGAGGTAAAGGGCGTGTCGGGTCAGTGGGTAGATCTACAGTTGGTTGATCAGCAAGGCAAGCAGGTGCATCAGCATCGGATTGATCAAGCGCATTCGCTGGAATACATCAAACTTCCGGTAGGCTACCGTAAAGGTTTGTTATTGCTCGAGGTTCGGACCGCTCTCGAACATAGGCACCTGAAAGTGATCGTACGATAG
- a CDS encoding TonB-dependent receptor gives MAQLYRPFLLVLTLFCGLISASAQQQADKPISGDFTNLRFEQFAKQIESQTPYCFFYNPSDIDSLIVNVQATNQPLRAILRQLFEGSKYFFAIDQNQRVYITFDRPIQTELPVGYFRGGSGSTENDSTMNAYLRLGKAKRVETETKVYDIGKRTNPIRPGRSTIAGSVRSISSGEPIVGAAIYVENPRIGTVTDQFGYYSITLPRGRYDLKLRSIGQKDTRRRVILYADGKLDIEMEDDVIALKEVVIEAEKDVNVSGMQMGQQRVDIKTIRQVPTALGEADLLRVILTLPGVKSVGESSTGLNVRGGSTDQNLILYNDAPIYNSSHLFGFFSAFNPDIIKSAELYKSGIPSRFGGRLSSVLDVQTRDGNKKKLVGSGGIGLLTGRLTLEGPLLKDKTSFIIGGRSTYSDWLLRQLPNSSFKNSQASFYDLNLHVTHDFNEKNTLYLTGYLSQDRFRLNSDTTYQYQNQTATLKWKHIINNKLYSVFTGSYSGYKYNVYSEKNPINAYQLDFAINQSQVKADFNYYPSNRHAVDYGISSTYYKLSPGNFRPRGSESLIVPDLVSGEQGLENAVYIGDKFDITDQLSISGGLRYSAYTYLGPKSVFQYAPGQARTENTIIDTVSYATNQAIQTYHGPEYRLALRYALSSTASIKASFNRMRQYIQMLSNTTVISPTDIWKLSDPNIKPQIGDQYALGFYRNNRTNTIETSVEVYYKNIQNLLDYRSGAILLLNHHIETDVVNAQGKAYGIEFLIKKSTGKLNGWLSYTYARTLLRTNSPNSAETINQGSYYPSNYDKPHDVTMIGNYKINRRFSLSLNFTYSTGRPITLPVSKYTLDGAQRLFYSERNQYRVPDYYRADFAMNIEGNHKIKKLAHSSWTIAVYNLTGRRNVYSVYFKSENGVINGYKLSIFGQPIPSVTYNFRF, from the coding sequence ATGGCTCAACTTTACCGCCCTTTCCTGCTCGTTCTAACTCTATTTTGCGGCCTTATCAGCGCATCGGCACAGCAACAGGCCGATAAACCAATTAGCGGAGATTTCACGAATCTCCGCTTTGAGCAGTTCGCCAAACAAATCGAAAGCCAGACTCCCTACTGTTTCTTCTACAATCCCAGCGATATCGACAGCCTTATTGTCAATGTACAGGCTACGAATCAGCCACTTCGCGCTATTCTCCGACAGCTTTTTGAGGGAAGTAAATATTTCTTTGCCATTGATCAGAACCAGCGCGTCTACATAACCTTCGATCGACCGATACAGACCGAATTGCCCGTTGGTTATTTTCGGGGAGGCAGTGGCAGTACGGAAAATGATTCGACCATGAATGCCTATCTGAGACTGGGGAAGGCGAAGCGGGTCGAAACAGAGACCAAAGTCTATGACATCGGCAAACGAACGAATCCAATCCGGCCCGGTCGATCTACCATTGCCGGTTCTGTACGCAGCATTTCGTCGGGAGAGCCGATCGTTGGGGCCGCTATTTACGTCGAGAATCCACGAATCGGTACCGTAACCGATCAGTTCGGGTATTATTCAATCACACTTCCCCGCGGCAGGTATGACCTGAAGCTACGGAGCATTGGCCAGAAAGATACCCGGCGTCGGGTAATTCTTTACGCCGATGGCAAGCTTGATATTGAGATGGAAGACGATGTGATTGCTCTGAAAGAAGTCGTGATCGAAGCCGAAAAAGACGTCAATGTATCGGGCATGCAGATGGGTCAGCAACGCGTCGACATCAAAACGATCCGTCAGGTTCCTACTGCCCTGGGCGAAGCGGATTTACTGCGGGTAATTCTGACACTACCGGGCGTAAAATCAGTGGGCGAGAGTTCAACCGGGCTGAATGTGCGCGGGGGCTCTACCGACCAGAATCTCATTCTGTATAACGATGCGCCGATCTACAACTCATCGCACCTGTTCGGCTTTTTCTCGGCGTTCAACCCCGATATCATTAAAAGCGCCGAGTTGTATAAAAGCGGAATTCCGTCCCGTTTCGGCGGGCGATTGTCGTCGGTGCTGGATGTACAGACGCGCGATGGAAACAAAAAAAAGCTGGTCGGTTCGGGCGGAATTGGTCTGCTGACTGGTCGGTTAACGCTTGAAGGTCCGTTGTTAAAAGACAAAACCTCGTTCATTATTGGCGGTCGCTCAACCTACTCCGACTGGCTATTGCGGCAACTACCCAATTCATCGTTTAAGAACAGTCAGGCTTCGTTTTATGATCTGAACCTGCATGTTACACACGATTTCAACGAAAAAAACACACTTTACCTAACGGGCTACCTGAGTCAGGATCGGTTTCGGCTCAATAGCGATACGACCTATCAATATCAGAATCAGACCGCAACCCTGAAATGGAAACACATTATCAATAACAAGCTCTACAGTGTGTTTACGGGTAGTTACAGTGGTTATAAATACAATGTTTACAGCGAGAAAAATCCGATCAATGCCTATCAGTTAGACTTCGCCATTAATCAATCGCAGGTTAAGGCTGATTTTAATTATTACCCAAGCAATCGGCACGCGGTCGATTACGGAATCAGTTCAACGTATTATAAGCTGTCTCCCGGCAACTTCCGGCCACGGGGTAGCGAGTCATTAATTGTTCCGGATCTCGTTTCCGGCGAACAGGGGCTGGAGAATGCCGTGTACATAGGTGATAAGTTCGACATTACCGATCAGTTGTCCATAAGTGGCGGCCTGCGCTATTCGGCCTACACCTACCTGGGGCCAAAGTCCGTTTTTCAGTATGCGCCGGGTCAGGCACGAACAGAGAATACGATCATCGATACGGTGTCTTATGCTACTAATCAGGCCATTCAAACCTACCATGGTCCCGAATATCGTCTGGCTCTCCGGTATGCTTTATCCTCTACAGCATCCATAAAGGCCAGTTTTAACCGGATGCGACAGTACATTCAGATGCTCTCCAACACAACGGTTATCTCGCCCACCGATATCTGGAAACTGAGCGATCCAAACATTAAACCGCAGATTGGCGACCAGTATGCACTGGGTTTCTACCGGAACAATCGAACAAATACGATCGAGACATCCGTTGAGGTGTACTATAAAAACATCCAGAATCTCCTCGACTACCGCAGTGGTGCAATATTGCTTTTAAATCACCACATCGAAACGGATGTAGTCAATGCCCAGGGGAAAGCCTATGGTATCGAGTTTCTGATTAAAAAATCAACGGGCAAATTAAACGGCTGGCTTAGCTACACCTATGCCCGGACGCTGCTCCGAACCAATAGCCCAAACAGCGCCGAAACCATTAATCAGGGGTCCTACTACCCCAGCAATTACGACAAGCCGCACGATGTTACGATGATTGGTAATTACAAAATCAACCGCCGGTTCAGTTTATCGCTCAATTTCACCTACAGTACGGGGCGGCCAATTACGCTACCGGTATCAAAATACACGCTTGATGGTGCTCAGCGCCTATTCTACTCCGAGCGAAATCAGTACCGGGTTCCCGACTACTATCGGGCCGATTTTGCGATGAATATTGAAGGCAACCATAAGATCAAAAAATTAGCGCACAGTTCCTGGACCATTGCCGTCTATAACCTGACTGGTCGGCGCAATGTCTACTCGGTATATTTCAAATCAGAGAACGGTGTCATCAATGGGTATAAATTATCCATTTTCGGTCAGCCAATACCGTCTGTTACCTATAACTTCAGATTTTAA
- a CDS encoding DUF4249 domain-containing protein, with translation MKQTLMQFNPRMKKTGFSRAIGWLMILVFGGCVDPYRPPEVTSPGSYLVVSGFFNSAPGTTSSIQLSRTQNLTDPKAPAVETKAQVTIESASKMTYTLREGTGGVYTLSGVVPLPNETYRLRIRTAQGKEYLSDFVPVNTTPPVDSLSWHVENDGVQINVNTHDPANKTHFYRWEFDETWEYVAAYDSGYELKNKEIVSRTERIYQCWSNFVDKSIQLASSDRLSQDVISQRPLTFVRGASIKLGIKYSIQVKQTALTKAAFDYYDQLAKITQNVGSIFDPQPSQITGNIHSVANTNEPVMGFFRVGTVESRRIFITKRQLPYWLTETGNFGCLVDTLSVSKIIDEQPGIITFYDRTSYLTSSHYCIDCRLRGGVNKKPDYWDQ, from the coding sequence ATGAAACAGACGCTAATGCAGTTTAACCCGCGCATGAAAAAAACAGGTTTTTCCAGAGCCATCGGCTGGTTGATGATCCTTGTATTCGGGGGGTGTGTTGATCCATATCGTCCGCCCGAAGTTACCTCGCCCGGCAGCTACCTGGTTGTCAGCGGGTTCTTCAATAGTGCGCCGGGTACAACAAGCAGTATTCAGTTGTCGCGAACGCAAAACCTGACCGACCCCAAAGCACCGGCTGTAGAAACCAAAGCGCAGGTAACCATTGAAAGCGCCAGTAAGATGACCTACACACTGCGGGAAGGCACAGGTGGCGTTTATACCCTCTCGGGCGTAGTGCCCTTGCCTAACGAAACGTATCGATTGCGTATTCGCACGGCTCAGGGCAAGGAATATCTATCTGATTTTGTGCCGGTTAATACGACTCCCCCAGTTGATAGCTTAAGCTGGCATGTTGAGAACGATGGGGTTCAGATCAACGTAAATACGCACGATCCGGCGAATAAAACGCACTTTTACCGCTGGGAATTCGATGAAACATGGGAGTACGTGGCTGCGTATGATTCGGGCTATGAACTCAAAAATAAAGAGATCGTCTCCCGAACCGAACGAATCTATCAATGCTGGAGCAATTTTGTCGATAAGTCGATTCAGTTGGCTTCATCAGACCGACTGAGCCAGGATGTTATTAGTCAGCGACCATTGACGTTCGTTCGGGGCGCGTCCATTAAACTCGGCATTAAATACAGCATACAGGTCAAACAAACGGCACTCACCAAGGCTGCTTTCGACTACTATGACCAGCTGGCTAAAATAACGCAGAATGTAGGGTCTATTTTTGATCCGCAGCCCTCACAGATTACCGGCAATATTCATTCAGTAGCCAATACGAATGAACCGGTTATGGGTTTTTTTCGGGTTGGTACCGTAGAAAGTCGCCGTATTTTTATCACTAAACGACAATTGCCCTACTGGCTCACCGAGACAGGAAATTTTGGATGCCTCGTCGACACGCTGTCGGTTAGTAAGATCATTGATGAACAGCCCGGTATTATCACGTTCTATGATCGGACCAGTTATCTGACATCCAGCCATTACTGCATCGATTGCCGACTACGGGGTGGTGTCAACAAAAAACCAGACTATTGGGATCAGTAG